The genomic segment GCGAGCAACTGTCCGTTTGTTTGTCGCTCGCTTGTCCGTCTGCTTACTGCGCGTCTGTCTGCGCGTGTCTTATGTGAGAGTGTGTTTTAGCCTCCTGCTAATGTTTTTAGCCGTTATCTTCTCGAACGACACTTATCTTACACCGCCTTCAGTCAATCGGCGTCCTGCGTTATATCACCGCTTATTAGAATATCggcgtatttaaaaaaagaaagaacagatCTAATATAATCATTCCAATTTCCAAATCATGGCGTGACGTCACTAACGTGCGCCAGCGTCACTCCAAACCACCGACATCATTCAAACGATACTGTACTTGTTTGTATCGTGTGGGTAGAATGATCCATGTGTTGTTTAAAGTTTCTTATCCGTGTGACTTGTGGGGGTTCGGTTACAGTATTCATCTCAAAAGACAAATATGGGCTGGATAGGTCGAGCTCCAATACGTACAACTGCACGCGTGTTTATGTCGTCGTCCTGTAAATAACAATATAAGAGAGTACAACTACATTACCTTACGTTATTctacataggaatgaatgttcgtgCATACCATGGTCCAGCTATTACCAAATGAATATCTGATTATGAGAAAtacctttttaaattaaaatactgtatgtagctGGCCGAAAGGATTAGGGCTGAAGCTTAATGCTTTTAAATGCCCTAATCTAGCACATGTTCTCAATTTCAAGAAAGCAAAAGATAACATCATTTTAGTTATGTCAGCCAAGGAAAAtaccatatacaaaaaaaaaaaaatacaataatgttGCAGCAtaacctttttcttctttcttttttcttaatttacttaatttttttccctttgtatTTGTCATCTCCAGTTTTTCCTTTCAAAATTGAACAATGGAAAACAAGCCTTTAGCTGAACTTCCATCGTGTGTTGATTGAACACAAGTTGGCAACTGGACTTTGTGTTTGCACTTTGCTCACGATGTGGCACCAAGTTGGGGAGACAATCGAAAAGTCGccaataaaaaagagagagagaaaaagtttgTGAGTGGATGAATGCAATTTGAGGCCAATGTCCGATTTGCTGCTGCCTTTGCGCCCGCCGCAGGTACTTCCTGCACGGCGTGTGCCGCGAGGGCAGCCGCTGCATGTTCTCGCACGACCCGTCCAGCAGCAAGCCTTCCACCATCTGCAAGTTCTACCAGAGAGGAGTTTGCGCCTACGGGGAACGATGCAGGTCAGCGCAAAACACGTTCGCACATCGTGACGGCCGCCGGCCTCTCGCGGGAACGCAGGAAACGCGACGAGTGCGTGTCGACGGGCGCTCGTATTGCCACAGGAAAAACGATTGCGCAAGTCGCACCTGGCAAAACCGAGACTTAATTGTTTGACCGTCCGCATTTGCAGATACGACCACATCAAACCGTCCTACAGAGGAGGGGGCGGAGCGTCTGAGAACAAGGCGGGTCCCGGAGGCGGAGCTTCGGTCAGACCGGACACCAGGAAGCCAATGAGAGACGGCCAAGGTCAATagggacacgcacacacatgacgAGGCATGGGCCGATAATTCCATTCGGGCGCGAGCACAAATCTGGCGACATTCGAATGGCAAATATTTGGacaaataacaacaaacaaaatcaattgGGAAATATTTGCTACATTAAGAAACGTTGTGTACTATGGTtacgttttttaataaatcaccATCTTCTTCTGTTTAAATTCTTCCtcgtaagtcacagtgtcccgacactggtgagctatttttagcctGTGCTTTACTCAGGTTGTCCTTTTGGCTAACTCGTACCACTGGCAtctttatgaatgaatgaatgtatttATCTCATGACAAATGCACTTAAGGCAACAACAGAGCAAAAGGTGTCGCTTTGATCCCTCGGTCCTCCTCCGTGCGTAACTGCTCGCCCCTCACCTCTCCACTCACCAAGGAAAGTGACAAGCCCTGATTAACTTGAACGAGGCCGCATCTTGTCTCCACTGggcaagcagccaatcaaatCGGGCCCCGCTCTGACGGGCCCTCAGCTCGttaccggcggccatcttagcgGTGCTTTTTGCAACCGTGACTTTTTCGAGCAGTCATCGGTCCGTGCCTAACGACGACACACGGATGTAggcatcgtcattgactggaattgatgattgatggaagtgcccaccttttgcCGCGTCCTTCTTTCAAGGAATGCTTGATCATGCGAAGCCTGGAAAAAATGCACAGACTGAGCACCGATTACGGATGACTTCTGCCGATGGCGGTGAGTCTCCATCCGTGTATTGTTGTGAGGCTTCGCGTGATCAAGCAttcgctgaaagtgctgaagcacgcggcaaaaggtgggcacttccatcaatcatcaattccagtcaatgacGACGGCCGCCTCTGACgacactcaaaacaaaatggcgagGACGCGCGCCCGCCACCACATTGAAAGGAAATCACGTGTGTGACTCAGTGGGGCAGCTCGACGGCGTGTTCGGCGGTCCGACGGTCGCCCCGAGTGCCGAGGTCCCCGCCGCGTCTCCCCACTCGTACGTGGACGCCATCAGGACGGGCCTGGAAGCCTCGGCGCCAGAACAAGGTGGGACGCCGCTCGCAGCGACGCCTCAAATGGCCTCCACTAATGGGTGGTCGTCGGCGGGGGCGAGCGTAGCTCCTCCCCAGATGGGCGGAGCCTACCAGGACTTTTCCCAGCTGTGTCCGTACGCCGCCGCCGGCCGCTGCTTCTACGAGGACGGCTGCCCGTACCTGCACGGCGACCAGTGCGATGTGTGCCGGCTGCGCGTGCTGCACCCGCACGACGCCGAGCAGCGGCGGGCCCACGAAAAGGTGACCCCGCCCCCCCGGCGCCGCTGTGACCTGACGGGTCGGTGATGTCATGATGTTGCTCTGCGTGCAGATGTGCCTGCTGGCCTTCGAGAGGGACATGGAGAAAGCCTTCGCTGCGCAGCTCAGTCAGGACAAGGTACGGCGCCGCCGTCGTCACGTGCAAACGCGCGGCTCGTCTCAGCCGCTTGACGGTTCCGTTTGGACTGAGTGCACTTCCGAGCACTATTGAAATCCAACGCTAGCTAAGAAATgggttacttttttcatttgactttggtgtttaataaatattgctcaaaagcagaggtggcaaatccaggtccacaaagtcCAAACCATGTCACAGTAAccccgggtgctagctagctagcgagcgagctagcatcaatggctaaagccaagctGTGGCAGGCTTTTGACTTTGCGGACCGACATTTGCCACCTCAAGTGATACACGTAAGAAAGAAGAGATGACTAacactaagcattttttaaataactaaaactaataaaaagtaACCGAACCACCCTGAAAAAGAATTCAATCTAACTAAATATAAAAGGAAAAATTCCCAAATATTTTAATAAGCCTGCTCACGACTCGGTCGATCGAACGGGCCTTTCAACTTATTTCAGTTGCTTTCCACTaaattgtttcttcttcttcttgctcgcTTTCTTCCAAAGCGAGCAACGACGACGCCGATGATGTTTTGTTCTTGTTCTGTCCGAAGGTGTGCGCCATCTGCATGGAGGTGGTGGTGCAGAAGGCCGTCCCGTCGGAGCGCCGCTTTGGCATTTTGTCCTCGTGCTGTCACATCTTCTGCCTGGCGTGCATCCGGCAGTGGCGATGCACGCGCAACTTCAGCAACAAGATCATCAAGTGAGGCACGGCGGGTCGCCACAAGCGGCGCCACAAGCGGCGCCACACGCGGCGCCACACGCGGCGCCACACGCGTCGCCACGCGGCGCCACAAGCGTCGCCACGCGGCGCTACAAGCGGCGCCACACGCGTTGCATCCTTGTTTTAAAAAGAACGAGATCCGGAAATTTCTTCTGCTTTTGGCTTTTGCATATTTGCGATCGAAGCAGAACGTTGATGAGCAAATCACAAGAACCCAAGCAAGGTTTTCAACCCATGCGCATTTTGAAACCTCAACATAATAGTCATTTCCGGACTGTAAGCGAAATTTGGGGCTTCCTGGAGTCTGTTCCACATAAAAGCCGCAGCCGACTGTTCGCCGCAGATGTTTTaatgttcccgctactttcttttccgtaATGAGgccgcaaattgtctcgctctcgtccGCTCTCTCTTTCTGTATTTGTCCTcacttgctttgttttgctctgccgaCGCGCTTGCAGTTCTCCAAGTGTCCAGCAGGGGAGTcgaaaaaattccccaaaaagtaGAAAGAGGGGGCCGGCCAACGTTTGCCGCtttctcgtcagggttcgttcaaagCCGCAAACGGCTCCCAAATGTCCTAAAAAGGTCTGCCGCCTGGGAAGGAACCCTGACGACAAACGGACCTCGCAAGGCCAGTCCAAAGCAAAGCCAAAAGTGCGGTGACACGCGACCGCCGTCTTCCGGCAGGTCGTGCCCCGAGTGCCGCGTGGTGTCGGAGTTCGTCATCCCGTCGGTGTACTGGGTGGAGGAGCAGGACGACAAGGACAACCTCATCGAGCTCTTCAAGTCCGGAGTCAGGTGAGCGGACGGCGGCCGGCTGCCGGCAAAACGCGCTCGTTACAAGCGCCGCTTcccgtgtgtgtgcgcagcAAGAAGGCGTGCAAGTACTTCGACCAGGGTCGCGGCTCGTGCCCCTTCGGAGGGAAGTGTCTGTACCTGCACGCCTTCCCGGACGGAAGCCGGGCCGAGGCGGAGAAGCCGCGCAAGCAGCTGAGCTCGGAGGGCAACATCCGGGTCAGCGCCCGCCGCCGTCATGGCCGCCGCCGTCACGGCCGTCTCGGCCGTCTCTCTTCAagcttgtgttttgctttttcccGCCAGTTCATGAACAACGTGCGCTTGTGGGACTTCATCGAGGAGCGCGAGCACAACCCCGCCGGCCGAGCGCCGCCCCCGGACGACGACATGGCCGAGCTGAGGGAGCTCTTCATGCAGATGTCGGCGCCGGGCCACGATGGGCCCGAGCCCGCCCCGGACCCGGACCAGCAGCAGCACCAGCAGCAGTAAAAGACGGCCACCATGAGAGACGCGGCGTTGTcagctaaacacacacacacacacacgtgcgcgtgGCGATGGCGTCTTGGCGCGCGTGTCACTTCCTGCCTGCGGCGGAATTTGATCTATTTATAGACACTAGAAAAGTTTGAGCCGCTTTCGCAAGATGCGAGCCGGCTTTTATTCTCGTGTTTGTCTCCAGCGTAATAAAAGAAAGTTGTTGTCACGACACAAGATTCTTGCGCTCTTCACTTGcaaagtctttttttcctttcagaaCTTCGCTCacgtttttctttcctttttgtgtcttgtacttttttttctatcctttttcttttcttttccttcatTATTTCTCTTTATTTTCTAGACTTTCCatcctttcttttcttccccctctacttttttttccattccacaattaaggccagtgaagaagacaaaattctcacttttatgccccgccccctttttttttggactgtgcCTCATCGTCTTGTGTACCATTCCTTccttatgcttatttttctctttgtgtttttctttctttttttgtcgcaCCTTGCCATGGTTGCTTGTTCCTTCCCTTTTGTTTgtcctcttttctttcttcctctttGTTTGTCTTCACTCGCTTTTCTTTCTCGGCGGGCGCCTTTTTTGGAATTGAAGGATGAATTTGCAAGCTCTTGTGAAAGCATGTAGGGAGGttcgataccagtacaagtactcaattcTTGGGTAGTCGCCGATACCGATGCCATCGGTACATAAAATCCCCGCAAAAAACGATGGCGGATCATTTTAAACGAAAAAGCGCCAATACAGCGTTTTAACTTCAAATCTCTTGAACTCAACGAGTCATTTTTACTTCCTGATTGTCGATGTCAtcatgagtaccgataccataaAGTAAGGCAGGTATCGGCACCGATATCGATACTTTGCATCGGTACTCGCCCGTCCCTAAAAATGTGAGCTGAGCAAACTGCGCGCGTCACACGCAATCCGTGCGTGCTCATATGCAAATGAGCGTTAAGCCGCCTTGCGGCGAACGGAGCGAGCGCAACGTGAGCGAGATGAAGAATGCGCTGGATGCAAATTGCTGATGCCAGACGGCACGCGAGTGGCCAGCACGCCAAACGTTAGCTCAAGTGCTAGCGCGGCGCCACACGGCAGTTGCTCAAAACAACTCGGGGCAGACCGATTatcgatattcagcattttgacgaatatcggccattttgaagaatcattaAGTGTTCACTTCAGGGAActaatcaaattttaaaaaaactttttatttaaacattttcagagCT from the Vanacampus margaritifer isolate UIUO_Vmar chromosome 10, RoL_Vmar_1.0, whole genome shotgun sequence genome contains:
- the mkrn2 gene encoding E3 ubiquitin-protein ligase makorin-2 isoform X1, whose amino-acid sequence is MSTKQVTCRYFLHGVCREGSRCMFSHDPSSSKPSTICKFYQRGVCAYGERCRYDHIKPSYRGGGGASENKAGPGGGASVRPDTRKPMRDGQVGQLDGVFGGPTVAPSAEVPAASPHSYVDAIRTGLEASAPEQGGTPLAATPQMASTNGWSSAGASVAPPQMGGAYQDFSQLCPYAAAGRCFYEDGCPYLHGDQCDVCRLRVLHPHDAEQRRAHEKMCLLAFERDMEKAFAAQLSQDKVCAICMEVVVQKAVPSERRFGILSSCCHIFCLACIRQWRCTRNFSNKIIKSCPECRVVSEFVIPSVYWVEEQDDKDNLIELFKSGVSKKACKYFDQGRGSCPFGGKCLYLHAFPDGSRAEAEKPRKQLSSEGNIRFMNNVRLWDFIEEREHNPAGRAPPPDDDMAELRELFMQMSAPGHDGPEPAPDPDQQQHQQQ
- the mkrn2 gene encoding E3 ubiquitin-protein ligase makorin-2 isoform X2; translated protein: MSTKQVTCRYFLHGVCREGSRCMFSHDPSSSKPSTICKFYQRGVCAYGERCRYDHIKPSYRGGGGASENKAGPGGGASVRPDTRKPMRDGQVGQLDGVFGGPTVAPSAEVPAASPHSYVDAIRTGLEASAPEQAPPQMGGAYQDFSQLCPYAAAGRCFYEDGCPYLHGDQCDVCRLRVLHPHDAEQRRAHEKMCLLAFERDMEKAFAAQLSQDKVCAICMEVVVQKAVPSERRFGILSSCCHIFCLACIRQWRCTRNFSNKIIKSCPECRVVSEFVIPSVYWVEEQDDKDNLIELFKSGVSKKACKYFDQGRGSCPFGGKCLYLHAFPDGSRAEAEKPRKQLSSEGNIRFMNNVRLWDFIEEREHNPAGRAPPPDDDMAELRELFMQMSAPGHDGPEPAPDPDQQQHQQQ